Below is a window of Culturomica massiliensis DNA.
TTCTCCGTTGCGGCAATGGCCTTCGGATCAAGGTGATCGTGATGTTCATGCGTTATTAAAATCAAATCTGCTTTCGGAAATTTACTGTAATCGGCATAGTCGGACACAGGGTCCACCAAAAGAACGTGTCCGTCGTATTCGAGCATCAAACTCCCGTGTTTTACAAAAGTAATGACCAAATCTTTACCTTCCGGAGTTTTAAACCGGTCCTGTTCAAAACCCAATCCCTGGGCGGCAAATGCCGTCAACATACAATATAGCATAATAACCTCCTTCATAACTGTAATCTTTTATGTTATACTCTATATAGAACCATAAAGATATAAATTAATTACAGGATTTTATTGTGCCCACAGATTTCACAGGTTTATTTATGATTCAGGATTTTGTCGCGACGTAATTATCATCAATTATTCAAGTTTATCGTGGAATTGACCTATATGCCTAATTAAAAATCATAAATCCAAAGTCCGGTATGTCCTGAATCTTTTATATCTTTACTACATAAAATTAAAAACAATGGAAATGAGAAAATATAAAACTACGGCAAAATGCCAGGGATGCGTTGCTAAAATCGCTCCCTTCCTGAACGAAATCATGACACAAGACCAATGGTCCATCGACCTTTCTACACCGGATAAAATACTGACAGTAACTTCCGACTGTCCGGATAATGTAATTTTGGAAGCATTGCAAAAAGCCGGCTTCAAAGGTGAACTCCTGAAACAATAACACCTTATGAAAATCATCACTTACAATGTAAACGGCCTGCGCAGTGCTCTTTCGAAAAATTTCACAGGGTGGCTCGAAGCAGAGCAGCCGGATGTCGTATGCTTACAGGAAACCAAGGCTCAACCCGATCAAATCCCTACCCTTGAATTTGAGATGCTGGGCTATCGGTCCTACTTCTTCTCTGCCCAAAAAAAAGGATACAGCGGTGTCGCGATTCTGACCAAACAGCTCCCGGACCATGTCGAATATGGCATGGGTATTCCCCGTTACGATGATGAAGGCCGGTTTTTACGGGCCGACTTCGGGGATTTATCCGTCGTAAGCGTTTACCATCCTTCGGGGACCAGCGGGGACGAAAGGCAAGCTTTTAAAATGGTTTGGCTGGAAGATTTCCAGGTGTATGTACAGGAACTCAGCAAAAGCCGGCCGAAATTACTTCTTTGCGGGGACTACAATATCTGCCATCGTCCCATCGACATTCACGATCCGGTACGCAACGCCACAAACAGCGGATTTTTACCCGAAGAAAGAGAGTGGATGAGTCAGTTCCTCGACAGCGGATTCACAGATACCTTCCGCTATTTTCACCCCGAAGAAGCCCATCAATACACCTGGTGGAGTTTCCGCGCAAATGCCCGTAACAACAATAAAGGCTGGCGAATCGATTATTGTATGGCCACTCCGGCAGTTGTACCCCTATTAAAGGATGCCTATATACTACCGGCGATAAAACATTCCGACCATTGTCCGGCCGTTGTCGAAGTCGAACATGAAGTATAAAAAATAAGTATCTGAATCCCGGATAGATAAATCTATCCGGGATTCAAGTTTCAGACAGTACAAAATGTCTTTTACCTCGAACCCGTACAATAAAAAAGAGAGGCTTTAAAGCCTCTCTCCTAGGTGGGTCCTGAGGGATTCGAACCCCCGACCCTCTGGGTGTAAACCAGATGCTCTGAACCAACTGAGCTAAGAACCCGTGCAGTCTGTTCTGATTGCGGGTACAAATGTAGTGCTTTTTTTCTTTCCGCCAAAATTTTAAACTTTTTTTTGGAAGTGATTACTAAAAAAAGATTTCATCCAACATTTCACTTGCCTCCATCCGTTCACCGGAAGCATCCCCAATTTTACAACTACAACTCCGAGTGTACACTCAATCCTTTTTCAAATAATCTGCAAAAATTTCATCGAATAACTCTCCCCGGGTAAGACGTCCGTTATCGACACACACCGATTCTACCCGTCCGTGTGCACATAACTTCATATCCGGCAAGCGGAAAATGTCTTCGAAAAATACCAGTTTAACCCCTTCCCTAGCAATATTCAGCTTAACGACAAACCGGTCACCGCTTGTCAACGATACCTTATAATCAATTTCCACATGAGCCACAACGGCATCGATTCCCCGTTTGTGAAGTTCTCCGAAATTTGCTCCGGCAACTTCCAGAAATTCATGCCGGGCATGTTCCATATAATGCTGGTAATTGGCGTTATTGACAATGCATTGCAGATCACATTCGTAATCACGCACCTTCATTTCCAATTCAAACTGATATTTTTTCATATTGTTTTACTTTCGTCATTAAACGACACAAAAGTAAGAATAAGTGCTGAATTTGAAAAAATCAAAATAATCCGGATTTTGATTTACA
It encodes the following:
- a CDS encoding heavy metal transport/detoxification protein, which codes for MRKYKTTAKCQGCVAKIAPFLNEIMTQDQWSIDLSTPDKILTVTSDCPDNVILEALQKAGFKGELLKQ
- a CDS encoding exodeoxyribonuclease III — protein: MKIITYNVNGLRSALSKNFTGWLEAEQPDVVCLQETKAQPDQIPTLEFEMLGYRSYFFSAQKKGYSGVAILTKQLPDHVEYGMGIPRYDDEGRFLRADFGDLSVVSVYHPSGTSGDERQAFKMVWLEDFQVYVQELSKSRPKLLLCGDYNICHRPIDIHDPVRNATNSGFLPEEREWMSQFLDSGFTDTFRYFHPEEAHQYTWWSFRANARNNNKGWRIDYCMATPAVVPLLKDAYILPAIKHSDHCPAVVEVEHEV
- a CDS encoding acyl-CoA thioesterase, with amino-acid sequence MKKYQFELEMKVRDYECDLQCIVNNANYQHYMEHARHEFLEVAGANFGELHKRGIDAVVAHVEIDYKVSLTSGDRFVVKLNIAREGVKLVFFEDIFRLPDMKLCAHGRVESVCVDNGRLTRGELFDEIFADYLKKD